From the Lolium rigidum isolate FL_2022 chromosome 2, APGP_CSIRO_Lrig_0.1, whole genome shotgun sequence genome, one window contains:
- the LOC124692561 gene encoding uncharacterized protein LOC124692561 isoform X2: MRDPFNAPVDLIDTDRRIGNELTRTNVTLSARDYALQNGDAKPFVPSSDTLVRQGASLRTDLIAEDPNTRLMDPETKELYFRSRTQEEEILLLRKQITEASSKELQLLSEKHILERKLADLRMAVDERQEDAISGALKQLNEKRNHIEENMRLSNDLKVQEEELYLFTSSLLGMLAEHNVRPPQIYASTITAVTKRLYQQMQWKIRSLNDSLGDTTQPVDIYNPNHQQATPSRNEPSSSYNMEPNRNTFPQYAQDSNDRHAEQMYHGSTFNQDIVTATPSNYFQENAGPREARLDDDSQFYRNDNQEYSADGDPLPGIEGFQIVGDPRPGSNLTACGFPTNGTTLCNFQWVRYLEDGTRQSIEGATMYDYVVTADDVGTLLAVDCTPMDDNGRQGDLVRKFANDENKISCDPDMQNDIDICISRGKANFDIYVLGYSPDEWELATLLLRRTGYQINLSQKDEVFIDEKYSPNLEAKIPNGRTTQFVLVSSGGVNLPFNTQGITEPNSEDNDVRLRDLIVLVMRTFQNKALDAKRKGKA; the protein is encoded by the exons ATGCGAGATCCATTCAACGCGCCAGTGGATTTGATCGACACGGATCGTCGCATTGGGAACGAGCTCACCAGGACTAACGTGACCTTGTCTGCCAGGGACTATGCCTTACAAAATGGCGATGCTAAACCCTTCGTTCCGAGCTCCGACACTCTAGTCAG GCAGGGTGCATCTCTCCGTACCGACTTGATTGCCGAAGATCCCAATACTCGTTTGATGGATCCTGAAACCAAG GAGCTTTACTTCAGGTCACGGACGCAAGAGGAAGAGATCCTTCTGCTTCGCAAGCAAATCACTGAGGCATCTTCTAAG GAGTTGCAGTTGCTGAGTGAAAAACATATTCTGGAGAGGAAGCTTGCAGATCTGAGGATG GCTGTTGATGAGAGGCAGGAAGACGCCATATCTGGTGCTCTGAAGCAACTGAATGAGAAGAGAAACCACATTGAAGAAAATATGAGATTATCAAATGACCTAAAA GTTCAAGAAGAAGAGTTATACTTGTTCACTTCTTCATTGCTTGGCATGTTAGCAGAACACAATGTTCGCCCACCTCAAATATATGCTTCAACCATTACAGCTGTTACAAAG CGTTTATACCAACAGATGCAATGGAAGATCAGATCTTTAAAT GACAGTTTGGGTGATACAACTCAACCTGTAGATATATATAATCCCAATCATCAACAAGCAACTCCGTCGAGAAACGAACCTTCGTCATCTTACAATATG GAGCCGAATAGGAACACTTTCCCCCAGTATGCTCAAGATTCAAATGATCGACATGCTGAACAAATGTACCATGGATCCACTTTTAATCA GGATATAGTAACGGCTACTCCCTCTAATTACTTTCAAGAAAATGCTGGTCCTAGAGAAGCAAGATTAGATGATGACTCGCAGTTCTATAGGAATGATAATCAAGAGTACTCTGCTGATG GTGATCCATTACCTGGTATTGAGGGATTTCAAATTGTTGGTGACCCGAGACCAGGATCTAATTTAACGGCGTGTGGTTTTCCAACGAATGGTACTACACTTTGTAATTTTCAG TGGGTTCGCTATCTTGAAGATGGCACCAGGCAATCTATTGAAG GTGCTACGATGTACGACTATGTGGTTACTGCAGATGATGTTGGCACTCTTCTTGCTGTAGACTGCACTCCTATGGATGATAATGGCCGCCAG GGTGATTTGGTGAGGAAGTTTGCTAATGATGAGAACAAGATATCTTGTG ATCCAGATATGCAGAATGACATCGATATATGTATTTCTAGGGGGAAAGCCAACTTTGATATTTATGTCCTG GGGTACTCTCCTGATGAATGGGAACTGGCAACGTTGTTGCTTAGACGAACTGGATACCAAATTAACTTAAGCCAGAAAGATGAAGTTTTCATTGACGAGAAATATTCACCAAATCTAGAG GCAAAAATTCCCAATGGACGCACTACTCAGTTTGTTTTAGTAAGTTCTGGGGGTGTAAATCTACCATTTAATACACAGGGAATAACGGAGCCAAATAGCGAGGATAATGACGTTAG GTTGCGCGATCTAATCGTATTGGTCATGAGAACTTTCCAGAATAAG GCATTAGATGCTAAAAGGAAAGGCAAGGCTTAG
- the LOC124692561 gene encoding uncharacterized protein LOC124692561 isoform X1 has product MRDPFNAPVDLIDTDRRIGNELTRTNVTLSARDYALQNGDAKPFVPSSDTLVRQGASLRTDLIAEDPNTRLMDPETKELYFRSRTQEEEILLLRKQITEASSKELQLLSEKHILERKLADLRMAVDERQEDAISGALKQLNEKRNHIEENMRLSNDLKVQEEELYLFTSSLLGMLAEHNVRPPQIYASTITAVTKRLYQQMQWKIRSLNDSLGDTTQPVDIYNPNHQQATPSRNEPSSSYNMEPNRNTFPQYAQDSNDRHAEQMYHGSTFNQDIVTATPSNYFQENAGPREARLDDDSQFYRNDNQEYSADGDPLPGIEGFQIVGDPRPGSNLTACGFPTNGTTLCNFQWVRYLEDGTRQSIEGATMYDYVVTADDVGTLLAVDCTPMDDNGRQGDLVRKFANDENKISCDPDMQNDIDICISRGKANFDIYVLQGYSPDEWELATLLLRRTGYQINLSQKDEVFIDEKYSPNLEAKIPNGRTTQFVLVSSGGVNLPFNTQGITEPNSEDNDVRLRDLIVLVMRTFQNKALDAKRKGKA; this is encoded by the exons ATGCGAGATCCATTCAACGCGCCAGTGGATTTGATCGACACGGATCGTCGCATTGGGAACGAGCTCACCAGGACTAACGTGACCTTGTCTGCCAGGGACTATGCCTTACAAAATGGCGATGCTAAACCCTTCGTTCCGAGCTCCGACACTCTAGTCAG GCAGGGTGCATCTCTCCGTACCGACTTGATTGCCGAAGATCCCAATACTCGTTTGATGGATCCTGAAACCAAG GAGCTTTACTTCAGGTCACGGACGCAAGAGGAAGAGATCCTTCTGCTTCGCAAGCAAATCACTGAGGCATCTTCTAAG GAGTTGCAGTTGCTGAGTGAAAAACATATTCTGGAGAGGAAGCTTGCAGATCTGAGGATG GCTGTTGATGAGAGGCAGGAAGACGCCATATCTGGTGCTCTGAAGCAACTGAATGAGAAGAGAAACCACATTGAAGAAAATATGAGATTATCAAATGACCTAAAA GTTCAAGAAGAAGAGTTATACTTGTTCACTTCTTCATTGCTTGGCATGTTAGCAGAACACAATGTTCGCCCACCTCAAATATATGCTTCAACCATTACAGCTGTTACAAAG CGTTTATACCAACAGATGCAATGGAAGATCAGATCTTTAAAT GACAGTTTGGGTGATACAACTCAACCTGTAGATATATATAATCCCAATCATCAACAAGCAACTCCGTCGAGAAACGAACCTTCGTCATCTTACAATATG GAGCCGAATAGGAACACTTTCCCCCAGTATGCTCAAGATTCAAATGATCGACATGCTGAACAAATGTACCATGGATCCACTTTTAATCA GGATATAGTAACGGCTACTCCCTCTAATTACTTTCAAGAAAATGCTGGTCCTAGAGAAGCAAGATTAGATGATGACTCGCAGTTCTATAGGAATGATAATCAAGAGTACTCTGCTGATG GTGATCCATTACCTGGTATTGAGGGATTTCAAATTGTTGGTGACCCGAGACCAGGATCTAATTTAACGGCGTGTGGTTTTCCAACGAATGGTACTACACTTTGTAATTTTCAG TGGGTTCGCTATCTTGAAGATGGCACCAGGCAATCTATTGAAG GTGCTACGATGTACGACTATGTGGTTACTGCAGATGATGTTGGCACTCTTCTTGCTGTAGACTGCACTCCTATGGATGATAATGGCCGCCAG GGTGATTTGGTGAGGAAGTTTGCTAATGATGAGAACAAGATATCTTGTG ATCCAGATATGCAGAATGACATCGATATATGTATTTCTAGGGGGAAAGCCAACTTTGATATTTATGTCCTG CAGGGGTACTCTCCTGATGAATGGGAACTGGCAACGTTGTTGCTTAGACGAACTGGATACCAAATTAACTTAAGCCAGAAAGATGAAGTTTTCATTGACGAGAAATATTCACCAAATCTAGAG GCAAAAATTCCCAATGGACGCACTACTCAGTTTGTTTTAGTAAGTTCTGGGGGTGTAAATCTACCATTTAATACACAGGGAATAACGGAGCCAAATAGCGAGGATAATGACGTTAG GTTGCGCGATCTAATCGTATTGGTCATGAGAACTTTCCAGAATAAG GCATTAGATGCTAAAAGGAAAGGCAAGGCTTAG
- the LOC124690283 gene encoding uncharacterized protein LOC124690283 has translation MAHPPADRRPRSPRADCDHHRFLRPGALARLRDSKIVARSLRSAARALPPSSPPPRSPAHLSPAEGAVPHFYFGGAAASPRYPLRKKLAAARGVVFLPPHPPPMSPGAAEAFLGAFALAPSDLLAAH, from the coding sequence ATGGCGCACCCGCCCGCCGACCGCCGCCCGCGCTCGCCGCGCGCCGACTGCGACCACCACCGCTTCCTCCGCCCGGGCGCGCTGGCCCGCCTCCGCGACTCCAAGATCGTCGCCCGCTCCCTCCGCTCCGCCGCGCGGGCCCTCCCGCCCTCCTCGCCCCCGCCCCGCTCCCCCGCGCACCTGTCGCCCGCCGAGGGCGCCGTCCCGCACTTCTACTTCGGCGGGGCCGCCGCTAGCCCCCGGTACCCGCTCCGGAAGAAGCTCGCCGCGGCCAGGGGCGTCGTCTTCCTGCCCCCGCACCCGCCGCCCATGTCGCCCGGCGCCGCGGAGGCCTTCCTCGGCGCGTTCGCGCTCGCCCCGTCGGACCTCCTCGCCGCGCACTAA